The Salinirubellus salinus genome segment GCCATCGCCTCCGCGTAGTCGGGTCGCGAGTGGGGGTACCACACGGAATCGCCCCGCCCCTCGCGCGTCAGTCGTTCGGCGTGGGCCGCACACACCGACGGGTCTTCGGTGTGGCCGACGGCCACGCCCCTCGCGTCCGCCAGCCGCTCGAACAGTTCGTCCACGAAGCCGTACGACAGGTCCAGCCCGTACGAGGAGACGGTGAACAGCTTGAACGAGGTGACACCGTCGTCGCACAGCCGGTCGAGGTCGTCGAACACGGCGGGGTCCTCGCGCGTGATGCCCGCGTGGAGCCCGTAGTCGACGAGCGAGTCGGCGAGGAACGACCGTCCCTCGCGGACGGCCTCGTGGAGCGACCCGTCTCGTTGCCACGCGAACGAGACGACCGTCGTGACGCCGCCGAGCGCCGCGGCCCTGCTCCCTTCGTCGGCCGTCTCGATGGAGGCCAGTCCATCGATGTGGACGTGGGGGTCGACGACCCCCGGCAGGACGAGCCGGTCCGTCGCGTCCACGTACCGACTCGCCGTCGTGAACTCGCCCCCGGTCCCGATCGCGGCGATGACGCCGTCGGCGATGGCGAGGTCGGCTTCGAGGGTCCCGCTCGGTGTCACCAGCGTCCCGCCGGTGATGACGGTGTCGAAGGACATACCGGAGCGACGCCGGCGGGGGGCTAAAGTGTATCCAGCCGTCCGGTCAGTAGCCGACGACGTGGCCGTCGCGCCGTGGGTCGGTTCCGCCCACGAGTCCCTCGTCCGTCCGGTAGACGATCTGACCGCTGCCCCAGTCGCGGCCCCGCTCGTGGAAGTACGTCTCCTCGTCCACGACATCGTGCCCGCGGTCCCGGAGCGCCGCGACGGTCTCGGGCGGCAGCCGCGCCGTCTCCACCGCGACCTCGTCCGTCGAGAGGATGCGGAACCGGGGCAGGTCCAGTGCAGCCTGTGGGTTGTATCCCGCGTCGAGCATCGCGGTGAGCAACTGGACCTGGGCCTGGGGCTGCATCGCGCCGCCGCAGACGCCGAAGGTCGCGCGGAACGCCCCGTCCTCACGGAGCATCGCCGGGACGATGGTGTGGAACGGCCGCTTGCCAGGTTCGAGGCAGTTGGCGTGGTCGGGGTCGAGGCTGAACCCGCTCGCACGGTTCTGCAGTGCCGCCCCACCGACCACGAGGCCGCTCCCGAAGCCGTAGAAGAGGCTGTTGATGAGCGAGACGGCGTTGCCGTCGGCGTCGACGACGGCGACGTAGACCGTGTCGCCCCACCCGGCGGCACGAGGGCCGTAGGCCCCTGCTCGCGGCCCGATCTCGTTCGCACGCTCGGCCGCGTACGCCTTCGAGAGCATCGGCTCGAGCGGTATCTCGGTCGAACGGGGGTCGGTGAGATACGCGTCCCCGTCGGCGAACGCGAGTTTCAGCGCCTCGATGAGCGTGTGGAGTCGGTCGGGGTCCGCCACGTCCGACGGGAGGTCGACCGACTCGACGACGTTGAGCGCCTCGAGTGCGACGGCTCCCTGTCCGTTCGGCGGGTGTTCGAGCACGTCGATGCCACGATAGGTCGTCCCGATAGGGTCGGTCCACTCGCCGCGGTGGGCTTCGAGGTCTGAAAGCGTCAGGAGGCCGCCGTCGGCGCGGACGGTCTCGACGACCTCGCGTCCGAGCTGGCCGCCGTACAGACGGTCGACTCCCTCCTCGGCGATGGCCGCGTACGTCTCGGCGAGCGGCGGGTTCCGGTGGTGGGCGCCCGGGCCGAGTGGTTCACCGTCCCGGAGGTAGCACTCGGAGTGCGGGAAGCCGCCGACGAGTTCGGTGAGGTGTCGCCACCGTCGAGCGACGCTCTCGGTGACGACGACGCCGGAGCGCGCGTACTCGATGGTGGGCGCCAGCGCCCGTGCGAGGGAGTGCGTCCCGTAGCGGTCGAGGAGTCGCTGCCAGGCGTCGAGCGCCCCCGGAACCGTCACCGAGAGGCCGCCGCGACGTGGCACCGACGGGGTGGTCTCGTCCTCGGCGTCGGGCAGTCGCTGGCGGTAGCGCTCGACCGTCGCTGCCGCTGGCGCGCCACCACTGCCGTTGAGCGCTTCGTACCGACCGTCGAACTGGGTCAGCGCGAACGCGTCGCCCCCGATGCCGGTGTTGTGGGGTTCGACGAGGCTCAGCATGGCCGCGGTCGCGACGGCCGCGTCGGCCGCAGTGCCCCCGTCCCGAAGCACGTCGTACCCGACCGTCGCCGCCAGCGGGTGGCTGGTGGCGACCATCCCGGTCGGCGCCATCACCGCCGACCGACGTGAGGTGTACGTCCAGGGGTACGCGAACGTCATGGCTGGCAGTCCGTGCCGGACACGGGGTGCATCACACCACCCTCTCCAGTTCACGCCGCGCCTGTCGGAGTTCGTGGACCACGGCGTTCTCCGCCCGCTTCAGCCGGGTCAACTTGATGCGGTAGTCGTCGCCGCGCAGGTCGTCGAGCACGGTGACCGCGTGGAGCCTGGGGTACGGCGGGATGGTCTCCGGGGGGTCCTGCTCGAACCGGCCGCGCCGCGCGTAGTCGAGGGGAACGAGCCGCCGGGCGAGCGCCGTCATCGCTGCGACGCCGGTGCTATCGGCGACGCGCCCGCCGTCGAGCGCCTCGTAGAACCGGTCGACCGTCGCCGCCAGCGCGTCCAGTTCGGCGCGAACCGAAGACAGGTCGTAGTGGTCGCCAGCGCGCGCGTCGTACCCGTCGACGACCGCTCTGTGTCGCTCGACCGTCGCACGGTAGTCGAGCGGCAGTCGCTCCCCGGTCAGGAGCCGCGCGACGACGAGCAGATAGACCCTGATGTCGCGCGTCAGGACGTCCGGGTCGGCCTTCTCGAGGGTGTCTGCCGTCCGGTGCCAGGCCTCGGCGTTCCCCCCGCAGCCGCCGACGTAGTTGTACCCACGGGCCTCGCGCACCGCCTCGGGGATGCCAGACGACAGCGCCATCAGCCCGGTGACGCCGAGGTTGGAGAAGGAGTAGTCTCCGGCCTGTGGCGCCCGCTTGCCCGTCGAGGACTTCCCCGCGACGTCCTCGATGGCCCCGCTGCAGAGGTCGGCGGCCTCGGCCATCCAGTAGGTGGAGTTGAACTCCGTCGCGTCCTTCGCGCCGGCGCTGTCGAACACGACGTGTGCGACGCAGTCGTCGAACAGGTCGGCGGCGAACCGGTCGACGAACCACGTGCTCCCACCGTAGCGGCCCCCCTCGTGTCCCGGCCAGAACGCGACCTTCAGGTCGCGACGGAGGTGGTCGCGGTGGTCGTTCAACACCCGCGCCACCTCGACGATGCCGGCGTTGCCGGTCGCGTTGTCGGTCACGCCGTAGTACCACGAGTCGAGGTGGCCGTGGAGCAACACGAACTCGTCGCCCTGTGGGTCCGTCGCCGTGACCGTGCCGACGACGAGGGGACACTCGAACCATCCCTCGTCGAGCTCGGCCGTCACCGTCAACTCCGTCCCGTCGTCGAGGCGCTCGGCCAGCCCGTCTCCGACGCGTCGCGAGACCGCGACCACGACGAGCGAAGAGCGACCGGGTTCTCCGGCCTGTGGAACCCCGCCCCAGGCCGGTGCGGCCGTCAGGCTGTGGGGTTCGTCGGGTGCCGGGTGGACCAGGACGAGCCCTGCGGCGTTCCGGGCCTCCATCGCCCGGATGAACTCGTTGGCGTCGTGGCCTGCGGTGACTCCCTCGGCTACCACGACCGTCCCCGCGAGGTCACCGTCGAGCGGGGTGCCCGCGAGGCGGTCGTCGAGGTCGTCTCCCGCCGGGACGGTCTCGTGGACCGCGGGGCCGGCCACGGTCGTCGACCGGGAGAACGCGAACGCCTTCACGGCGGGCGGCTCCGTCTCGAACTCGGCCTCGGTTCCCGACGCCTCCCAGTCACCGACCCCGACCGCTGCCGCCCGTGGCACGCTCAACCGGAGTTCGGGTTCGTATCGCTCGTACGGGATGCCGTACTCGTCGAAGCGCTCGGCGATGTAGTCAGCAGCCGCGCGCTCGTCCGCGGAGGGGGAGACACGCCGGAGCGTCGAGAACCGTTCCAGCATGGCCCACGGCTTCTCCCGCGAGACGGCGTCGTACAGCGTTCGCTCGAATCCGGTGACGCCGGGCTCCTCGCGGTCGTACAGCTGGTACTCGTCTGCTGCCATGGTCCGCCCGTCGTAGTGTGAGGAGTTAGCGTTTGCCACTACTCGGGTGCCCCACTCGGAACGGGTCGGTGTCACGGGGGTATCGATTTATGCCAGTGACTGCCACAGTATCCGGCATGTCCACCCCACGGGAACTCCGGCCACCGACGGCCGACGAGCTCCACGCGGCGGCGGCCGTTCACCACCTCGATCTCTCGGCCGACGAGGTCGAGACGTTCTCCGAGTTCGTCGCCGACACCGTCGAGACGTACGCGGCGATCGACCGCCTCCGGCCATCCGACCGGGGGGCGTCGCCGGAGCGCGAGTACCGGCGCCCGACGCCGGACGAGGACCCGCTCAACGCCTTCGTCTCCGTCTGTGAGGTGCAGGGGGCGGACGACGGGCCGCTCGCCGGCTACTCGGTCGGGCTGAAGGACAACGTCGCCCTCGCGGGCGTCGAGATGACGTGCGGGGCCAGTCTGTTCGAGGGGTACGTCCCGTCGACAGACGCGACGGTGGTCGAGCGACTGCTCGACGCCGGCGCGACGGTCGCCGGCAAACTCAACATGGAGGCGATGGCGTTCGGTGGCAGCGGTGGACTCTCCGACTTCGGCCCGGTGCGGAACCCTCACGACCCGGCGTACCTCAGTGGCGGGTCGTCGAGCGGCTGTGCCGCAGCGGTCGTCTCGGGCGCGGTCGACGTCGCCATCGGCACCGACGCCGGCGGGTCGATACGGCGGCCGGCGGCGTGGTGTGGCTGTGTCGGCCTCAAGCCGACCTTCGGGCTCGTCCCCTACACAGGTATCGTCGGGCAGGCGTACACCGTCGACCACGCGGGGCCGATGGCGCGGACGGTCCGCGACTGCGCGCTGGTGCTCGACGTCGTCGCCGGGGCGGACGGCCGCGACCCGCGACAGTGCGCGGTCGAGGTCGGCGCGTACGCCGCCGCGGTCGAGACCGCGACGCCCGATGACGTGACCGTCGCCGTCGTCGAGGAGGGGTTCGGCCAGAACTCGGACGGGGTGGCCGTCGACGCCGCGATCCGCGACTCGCTGGCCGGGTTCGCGGCGGCCGGTGCGACCGTCGGTGACTGCTCGGTCCCACTCCACGAGGACGCCGGGGCCATCTGGACGGCCATCAACCTGGAGGAGATGACGGCGATGGTTCG includes the following:
- a CDS encoding gamma-glutamyltransferase family protein; translated protein: MTFAYPWTYTSRRSAVMAPTGMVATSHPLAATVGYDVLRDGGTAADAAVATAAMLSLVEPHNTGIGGDAFALTQFDGRYEALNGSGGAPAAATVERYRQRLPDAEDETTPSVPRRGGLSVTVPGALDAWQRLLDRYGTHSLARALAPTIEYARSGVVVTESVARRWRHLTELVGGFPHSECYLRDGEPLGPGAHHRNPPLAETYAAIAEEGVDRLYGGQLGREVVETVRADGGLLTLSDLEAHRGEWTDPIGTTYRGIDVLEHPPNGQGAVALEALNVVESVDLPSDVADPDRLHTLIEALKLAFADGDAYLTDPRSTEIPLEPMLSKAYAAERANEIGPRAGAYGPRAAGWGDTVYVAVVDADGNAVSLINSLFYGFGSGLVVGGAALQNRASGFSLDPDHANCLEPGKRPFHTIVPAMLREDGAFRATFGVCGGAMQPQAQVQLLTAMLDAGYNPQAALDLPRFRILSTDEVAVETARLPPETVAALRDRGHDVVDEETYFHERGRDWGSGQIVYRTDEGLVGGTDPRRDGHVVGY
- a CDS encoding M28 family metallopeptidase, whose amino-acid sequence is MAADEYQLYDREEPGVTGFERTLYDAVSREKPWAMLERFSTLRRVSPSADERAAADYIAERFDEYGIPYERYEPELRLSVPRAAAVGVGDWEASGTEAEFETEPPAVKAFAFSRSTTVAGPAVHETVPAGDDLDDRLAGTPLDGDLAGTVVVAEGVTAGHDANEFIRAMEARNAAGLVLVHPAPDEPHSLTAAPAWGGVPQAGEPGRSSLVVVAVSRRVGDGLAERLDDGTELTVTAELDEGWFECPLVVGTVTATDPQGDEFVLLHGHLDSWYYGVTDNATGNAGIVEVARVLNDHRDHLRRDLKVAFWPGHEGGRYGGSTWFVDRFAADLFDDCVAHVVFDSAGAKDATEFNSTYWMAEAADLCSGAIEDVAGKSSTGKRAPQAGDYSFSNLGVTGLMALSSGIPEAVREARGYNYVGGCGGNAEAWHRTADTLEKADPDVLTRDIRVYLLVVARLLTGERLPLDYRATVERHRAVVDGYDARAGDHYDLSSVRAELDALAATVDRFYEALDGGRVADSTGVAAMTALARRLVPLDYARRGRFEQDPPETIPPYPRLHAVTVLDDLRGDDYRIKLTRLKRAENAVVHELRQARRELERVV
- a CDS encoding amidase; translation: MSTPRELRPPTADELHAAAAVHHLDLSADEVETFSEFVADTVETYAAIDRLRPSDRGASPEREYRRPTPDEDPLNAFVSVCEVQGADDGPLAGYSVGLKDNVALAGVEMTCGASLFEGYVPSTDATVVERLLDAGATVAGKLNMEAMAFGGSGGLSDFGPVRNPHDPAYLSGGSSSGCAAAVVSGAVDVAIGTDAGGSIRRPAAWCGCVGLKPTFGLVPYTGIVGQAYTVDHAGPMARTVRDCALVLDVVAGADGRDPRQCAVEVGAYAAAVETATPDDVTVAVVEEGFGQNSDGVAVDAAIRDSLAGFAAAGATVGDCSVPLHEDAGAIWTAINLEEMTAMVRAEGVGHFVTGSFDAEYAAAFAEARRGRADEFPPTLKLTLVTGQYLADAYRGQYYVAGKNLRRRLVDAYDTALADADVLAMPTISELPYRVREGLSDAEQIDRALGLLQNRAPFNASGHPVVSVPAGAVDGFPVGVSFVGRRGDDETVLRVAAAFERTVES